One genomic segment of Panicum virgatum strain AP13 chromosome 2N, P.virgatum_v5, whole genome shotgun sequence includes these proteins:
- the LOC120661204 gene encoding uncharacterized protein LOC120661204: MPSLEYNNSFVNLLDKQLHKLSTSKMRISKSAPNLLKKAATSVKSKTDALRTKLVFVASLRRRLAMVGAMSRQIHALSKLNGQAEKQARVEHGSKALITTHKAAAAGEEPAAGDHDGRAPLGMFEVAVFEEGYHGYPDWTLSLFDDDHCYNDEEDGGHDGDDENEELDVVDDALDGPSVIEIIRSNREAQGLEFNMDDVIDEACDMFIRRCRSQMNLSLY; encoded by the coding sequence ATGCCAAGCTTGGAGTACAACAACTCCTTCGTGAATCTTCTTGACAAGCAGCTCCACAAGCTCTCCACGTCAAAGATGAGGATCAGCAAGAGCGCCCCCAACCTCCTGAAGAAGGCGGCGACGTCGGTCAAGAGCAAGACCGACGCCCTGAGAACGAAGCTTGTCTTCGTGGCCTCGCTACGCCGAAGGCTGGCGATGGTCGGCGCGATGTCTCGCCAGATCCACGCGCTCTCCAAGTTGAACGGCCAGGCAGAGAAGCAGGCCAGGGTGGAGCACGGCAGCAAGGCTCTCATCACGACGCacaaagcggcggcggcgggcgaggagcCAGCTGCTGGTGACCATGATGGCAGGGCTCCTCTTGGCATGTTTGAGGTGGCGGTGTTCGAGGAAGGTTACCATGGCTACCCTGACTGGACCCTTTCCCTGTTCGACGATGACCATTGTTACAACGATGAGGAGGATGGCGGCCATGACGGCGACGACGAGAACGAGGAGCTTGACGTTGTTGATGATGCGCTCGATGGGCCCTCGGTCATCGAGATCATCAGGAGCAACCGGGAGGCCCAAGGTCTCGAGTTCAACATGGACGACGTGATTGACGAGGCTTGTGACATGTTCATCAGGAGATGTCGCAGCCAGATGAACCTTAGCCTTTACTGA
- the LOC120662755 gene encoding uncharacterized protein LOC120662755, giving the protein MVELCLALNMTGKTLQNKGQIDCTRGVSREQRAINRRNKLESLLSRGGDGPKRKTRFRHLAEQIRKYEECRVAMENLEKNRCAIEEELFGEVLYDGEVPTFVEKSFGYRVGPGEVLYRTSDNVRDLSSIVVSLALFDGDKMIFACSGIPLPRGTARLHLTRFVTSAHLVREFKRYRNRYDKLRVAVRLYDKTTDGFLGLYDGDIAIVTCLGLLDVDPIDLNFMATPETYAPPDDSVLAAGRAYIVPSVMAMHGSPCRVCVNTWIPDHQHMNTAVLGGPLLQDARFLGMIYEFYDHGDTIVRYRFLPLELLRERLEHFGTFCNAYLYFEYKLPEGVSSVVPSGFMKTINRIKARGYPMPPPLVLEFNGRLLNQFEERFGELLAWKGFPYGHQTSFPLERVWDRLPKKVVKDISRCVVSLTSFKGNVRSFVCTGLLIKWHGSKATRTVILTSASLVRDHHNEDVIDKTLTIEVFLPPNQRGSGTLEFYNLSYNIAIVSVKKNFNAVRKEDIFSKTAQKPSEKVVAIGRDALYGPLMATIGEVKRTSKGSNVVCKGIWVSTCKIKKAGIGGPLINFDGGFVGMNFYDGTEVTPLLPKHKIVQVLRGVINFPLPSESECDHPELIDVGGATKENRWPVAKLYWYHGDLDVSRYHVPELIGRQLH; this is encoded by the exons ATGGTTGAGTTATGTTTGGCTTTGAACAT GACTGGAAAGACACTACAAAACAAGGGGCAGATTGATTGCACAAGAGGTGTGAGTAGGGAGCAGAGAGCCATCAATAGAAGGAACAAACTTGAGTCATTGCTTTCAAGGGGAGGTGATGGTCCAAAACGGAAGACACGCTTCAGGCACTTAGCAGAACAGATAAGAAAAT ATGAAGAGTGTCGGGTGGcgatggaaaatttggagaaGAATCGATGTGCTATTGAGGAGGAACTTTTTGGTGAAGTTCTTTATGATGGAGAAGTCCCGACTTTTGTAGAGAAATCATTTGGTTATCGTGTGGGTCCTGGTGAAGTTCTTTATCGAACCAGTGATAATGTTAGAGATTTGTCTTCCATTGTTGTCTCTCTAGCTTTGTTTGATG GAGATAAGATGATATTTGCATGCTCGGGGATACCTTTACCACGCGGGACAGCTAGACTACACCTAACAAGATTTGTGACTTCGGCACATTTGGTTAGAGAGTTCAAGCGTTATAGGAACAGATATGATAAATTGAGG GTTGCAGTGCGCCTTTATGATAAAACTACTGATGGGTTCTTGGGACTATATGATGGTGATATTGCTATTGTCACGTGCTTGGGCCTCCTGGATGTTGATCCTATAGATCTGAATTTTATGGCAACACCTGAAACATATGCGCCTCCCGATGATAGTGTGCTAGCTGCTGGGCGTGCCTACATTGTTCCCAGTGTGATGGCCATGCATGGGTCCCCATGTAGAGTATGCGTCAACACCTGGATTCCTGATCATCAACATATGAATACA GCTGTACTTGGAGGGCCACTTCTACAAGATGCAAGATTTCTTGGGATGATCTATGAATTTTATGATCATGGTGATACAATTGTGAGATATCGCTTCCTACCACTGGAATTACTTCGTGAGCGCTTGGAACATTTTGGAACATTTTGTAATGCTTATTTATATTT TGAATATAAGTTGCCTGAAGGTGTATCAAGCGTAGTCCCATCAG GGTTTATGAAAACTATTAACAGGATAAAAGCTCGTGGCTATCCCATGCCACCACCACTTGTGCTTGAAT TCAATGGGCGATTGCTTAATCAATTTGAAGAACGCTTTGGTGAATTACTCGCTTGGAAAGGGTTTCCTTATGGTCATCAAACAAGTTTTCCTTTGGAGCGTGTCTGGGACCGACTTCCAAAAAAAGTTGTGAAAGATATATCTCGTTGTGTTGTCTCACTTACTTCATTCAAAG GGAATGTGAGGTCTTTTGTATGCACAGGCTTGCTTATAAAGTGGCATGGAAGCAAAGCTACGCGCACTGTCATCCTGACTTCAGCCAGTTTGGTTAGAGATCATCATAACGAAGATGTCATTGATAAAACCCTGACG ATTGAGGTGTTTCTCCCACCGAATCAACGTGGCAGTGGGACATTGGAATTCTATAATTTAAGCTATAATATTGCTATTGTCAGTGTCAAGAAGAATTTCAATGCTGTTCGCAAAGAAGACATTTTCAGTAAAACAGCACAAAAGCCATCTGAAAAAGTAGTAGCGATAGGACGTGATGCTCTGTATGGACCATTGATGGCCACGATTGGTGAAGTGAAGCGGACCAGCAAGGGCAGCAATGTTGTTTGCAAAGGTATTTGGGTGTCCACTTGTAAAATCAAGAAG GCTGGGATTGGAGGTCCTCTTATTAATTTTGATGGGGGTTTtgttggcatgaacttttatgATGGAACTGAAGTAACTCCTCTCTTGCCGAAGCATAAGATTGTTCAAGTTTTAAGAGGAGTGATTAATTTCCCGCTACCATCTGAAAG TGAATGTGACCATCCTGAACTCATAGATGTTGGTGGGGCGACCAAGGAAAACAG GTGGCCCGTGGCAAAGCTATATTGGTATCATGGTGACCTTGACGTGAGTAGGTACCATGTGCCCGAGCTTATTGGAAGGCAACTGCATTAG
- the LOC120662756 gene encoding translation initiation factor IF-2-like has product MSGQGFGPGSPKSFRYPTRAVNGGDFDLVAGISRKGRKPKNPHLEATVAMRFRHFYEAHPVAVAAALLSAGLAALTTSSSSTPRHAELRRKHPTWTPPPVAAYALALASPITCTSPASGLPRQRRPPTSTTASTASAAPRCSSAAKSPAAAHQRAVDAASGRSEAAARGTAAAVAPQHRSTATARPAASAPG; this is encoded by the exons ATGAGCGGCCAGGGGTTTGGTCCGGGGAGCCCCAAGTCCTTCCGCTACCCCACCAGAGCCGTCAACGGCGGCGACTTCGACCTCGTGGCCGGGATCTCCCGCAAGGGCCGCAAGCCCAAGAACCCGCACCTCGAGGCCACCGTCGCGATGCGGTTCCGCCACTTCTACGAAGCGCACCccgtggccgtcgccgccgccctgctctccGCCGGGCTCGCCGCCCTG ACGACCTCCTCGTcgtccacgccgcgccacgccgaaCTGCGCAGGAAGCACCCCACCTGGACGCCCCCGCCGGTGGCCGCGTACGCGCTCGCGTTGGCCTCGCCGATCACCTGCACCAGCCCGGCCTCGGGCTTgccccggcagcggcggccgcccaCGAGCACCACGGCTTCCACGGCGTCCGCAGCGCCCCGCTGCTCCTCGGCCGCGaagagccccgccgccgcgcaccagaGGGCGGTCGACGCCGCCAGCGGCAGgagcgaggccgcggcgcgcgggactgccgccgccgtggcgccgcaGCACAggagcacggcgacggcgaggccggcCGCGAGCGCCCCGGGATAG
- the LOC120661202 gene encoding uncharacterized protein LOC120661202 — MPSLRHSSSLVNLIDKQLHQLPTSKMMKISKSAPNLLKKAVTSFKSKTDALRTKLIILASLRRRMAMIRAVSRQIHALAASGGRDNRQAAVEHGGKALAPRKAAAAEAAGEEAAGDHGGAGETPRLGLFEVAVFEEDHHGYYPDWTTSLFDDDDACNREEEDAHDDDEQDDLDLDAFDETSVIDIIRSNREAQGLEFSIEDDIDEACDMFIRRCRSRMNLSF, encoded by the coding sequence ATGCCTAGCCTGAGGCACAGCAGCTCCTTAGTGAATCTGATCGACAAGCAGCTTCACCAGCTCCCCACatcaaagatgatgaagatcagCAAGAGCGCCCCCAACCTCCTGAAGAAGGCCGTGACGTCGTTCAAGAGCAAGACGGACGCTCTAAGAACGAAGCTCATCATCCTGGCCTCGCTGCGCCGCAGGATGGCGATGATCCGCGCAGTGTCTCGCCAGATCCACGCGCTCGCCGCATCGGGTGGCCGGGATAATAGGCAGGCCGCGGTGGAGCACGGCGGCAAGGCTCTCGCTCcgcgcaaggcggcggcggcggaggcggcgggcgaagAGGCAGCTGGTGatcatggcggcgccggcgagactCCTCGTCTTGGTCTGTTTGAGGTGGCAGTGTTTGAGGAAGATCACCATGGCTACTACCCTGACTGGACCACCTCCCTCTTTGACGATGACGATGCTTGCAACCGTGAGGAGGAGGATgcccacgacgacgacgagcaggATGATCTTGATCTCGATGCGTTCGACGAGACCTCGGTCATCGACATCATCAGGAGCAACCGGGAGGCTCAAGGGTTGGAGTTCAGCATTGAAGATGACATCGACGAGGCTTGCGATATGTTCATCAGGAGATGTCGCAGCCGGATGAACCTTAGTTTCTAG